The Acinetobacter sp. SAAs474 DNA window CCTTAAAAGAAGTGAAATATCATTTGCGTTTTTCAACAGCTTGGATGGAGCGTTTGAGTTTATCCACGTCTGAAGCACATGACAAAGTACAATATGCTTTACATCAACTATGGCGTTTTACTCAAGAATTATTTGTGTTAACGGCAGATGAACATACACTCGTTGCCGATGGTGTGATCAGCAATATTGAAGCATTACAACAGCAGTGGCAAATCTTGATTAAGCATGAACTTGACCGTTTTCAGTTAACCCTTGCCGAAATTCCAGCCTATCGCAATGGTGGCAAACAAGGATTACATACGGAGCATCTCGGCTATGTACTGGCTGAAATGCAATATCTGCAGCGTACTTATCCACAAATGAGTTGGTAGTATTTTGTTGTTGAGGGAGCAAGTGTAATGCAGATCATTCGACATGTTACTGAGCGGTGCTGGCAGGTTTTGGCTGATATAGCAGATCCTGAAATTCCAGTGTTATCGATATTAGATCTGGGCATGATCCGTGGTGTTGATTTGAACGCAGATCATGAAATTATCGTCCGTCTCACACCGACTTATAGTGGTTGTCCAGCAACAGATTTGTTAAAGGCAGAAATTATTCAGACATTCAGTCAGCATGGTCTTGTTCCTGTACAGGTTGTCATTGATTTATCAGAGGCATGGACAACAGATTGGATGAGCCAATCGGGTAAAAATAAACTGCAACAATATGGTATTGCGCCTCCTCAAGGTGATGCAGCGCATTGTGGAACACATGTGGCATTACAAGACGGTATTTCCTGCCCACAGTGTGCAAGTTCAGCAACCAAATTGTTAAGTGAATTTGGTTCAACTGCGTGTAAGGCACTCTATCAATGTCAAAACTGTTTAGAACCTTTTGACTATTTTAAATGTATTTAGATGGAACAGCGTATGTGGTGATGGCTCTACCCATATATAGCCGAAACCAAGAGGGATTTTTTAATGAATCAATTTATACCATTAACAATAAAATCAATTCAGCCTCAGACAGATCAAGCAATTTGTATTGCATTTGAGCTGACAGCAGAACAGCAAAATATCTTTCGCTATCAACCTGGACAGCATTTAACGATTCGTCATCTGACCACGACGGGTGAATTACGTCGTTGTTATTCAATTTGTAGTGATCTACAAGAAGATATCAGTATTGCCATTAAGCAAGTTGATCAGGGGCAATTTTCCACTTGGGCCAATCAACATTTAAAAGTCGGTGATTGTTTAGAAATTATGCCACCTCAAGGCGTTTTTTTTCAAAAGGCTCGTAAACAAGGTGGACAACATTATTTAGGTTTTGCAGCAGGCAGTGGCATTACGCCTATTTTATCAATTATTAAATCTGTTTTAAATCAGCATTCTGAAACTACTTTTACTTTGGTATATGGTAACCGCTCTTGGAAACAAACCATGTTTGCTGAGCAAATTATGGATTTAAAAGATCAATATAAGTCACGATTACAGTTAATTAATATCTTTTCTCGTGAATTAAATGATCAGGATATTTTTAATGGTCGTATTGATGCAGAAAAATTACAGCAGCTTTTTCAGGCTAATTTAATTGTTCCACAAATTGACCACGTTTTTGCTTGTGGGCCTGAAGAAATGATGCAGGCGATAGAACAGGTATTGCCTTCTTTAGGGGTGGCGAAAGAGAAGATTCATACTGAGCGTTTTAATCGTGGTAGTGCAGCTAAAACATCGGCAGTACCATCACAAAATCGCAATGAGGAAAGCGTGAGTATTATTCTGGATGGACGTGAATTACAGATTGATGTCTCTGCACAAGATGACAGTATTCTAGATGCCGCACTACGTGCTGGTGCAGATTTACCTTATGCGTGTAAGGGAGGGGTCTGCGCAACCTGTAAATGTAAGGTACTACAGGGGCAGGTGGATATGGCGGTCAACTATAGTCTGGAAGAAGATGAAATTGCAAAGGGCTATGTATTAAGTTGTCAGGCACGTCCGCTGAGCAGTGATGTTCGATTGAGTTTTGATCAATAAGGTGCAATCAAGTGTATTAAAGCTGATGCAGTACAGCAATCTTGGCTTGCATGCTTTAAATGGATCATGATGAAAGAATAGGAATTCTGCTATGCAATATATCAAAATGAATATCATACAGCCTGGTGTGGCATTGATTGAATTAAATCGACCTGAAAAACGTAATGCATTAAATAATGCGACCTTACAAGAAATTGCAGCGTGTTTGCAACAATGTGATCAAGATGGACAGATTCGCGCTGTGGTGATTACCGGTAATGAGCAATGCTTTGCTGCGGGAGCGGATTTAAATGAATTGGCTCAACTGGATGTCGTTCGCTTGCAGCAGGATCAACGTCCACAATTGTGGCAAAAAATTGATACTTTTTCAAAACCATTAATTATGGCTGTCAATGGTTATGCATTTGGTGCTGGATTTGAACTGGCTTTACATGGCGATATTCTGATCACTGGTGATAATGCTCAGTTTGCACTGCCTGAAATTGGTTTGGCGATGTTGCCTGGAGCGGGTGGTACACAACGTTTAGCACGTGTTGTTGGTACACAATTGGCGATGCGCTGGGCGATGACAGGTGAGTTTATTTCTGCAGCAACAGCATTACAACATGGGATAAGCAGCCAAATTTGTCCAGTTGATTTAACACGACAGTATGCGCTAGAGCTGGCTGTCAAGATTGCACAGCAGGCGCCACTTGCTATTCGGATGATTAAGCAATCATTAAAAACGGTATATGAATTGCCTTTAAGTCAAGGTTTAAAGCTTGAGCGACAATACTTTGTATGGTTGGCATCAACGCAAGACCGCCAAGAAGGCATAGATGCTTTTTTAAATAAAAGAAAACCAGTATTTCGAGGTATGTAATGGATTACCAAACAATTATCGTCAAAGAACAAAATGCTGTTGGTTATTTAACCTTTAATCGACCAAAGCAACTCAATAGTTTTAATGAAAAGATGCATCAAGAAGTGGCTGAGGTCTTAAAAGCATGGGCTAAAAATCGTGAGATTCGTGCAGTCGTGATTTCAGCCAGTGGTCGCGGTTTTTGTGCAGGTCAAGATCTTAACGATCGTGTGGTAGACCCAAATGCAGCAGCACCAGATTTAGGGATATCAATTGAAAAATATTATAATCCACTGATTAAATTAATCACTGCTATGCCAAAACCTGTTATATGTGCAGTCAATGGTGTCGCTGCTGGTGCAGGCGCCAATATTGCTTTAGCCTGTGATATTGTCGTTGCAGCACAATCTGCATCATTTATACAGGCATTTTGTCGCCTAGGCTTGGTACCTGATTCGGGTGGAACATGGTTTTTACCACGTTTAGTGGGGCGTGCTCAGGCGATGGGACTGGCGTTATTGGGCGATAAGCTAACGGCTGAAAAAGCATTACAATTAGGAATGATTTGGCAAGTTGTTGCAGATGAAGCTTTACAGCAGCAAGTGATCAGTATGGCTGAGCACCTTGCCCAGCAACCTACTTACGGTTTATCGCTGATTAAAAAAGCATTACATGCTTCTGCTGATAATCATTTAGAAGATCAATTAAATTTGGAAAGGGATTTACAGCGTTTGGCTGGGCGTTCGCATGATTATAAAGAGGGGGTACAAGCATTTATGCAAAAGCGCCCACCACAATATAAAGGATGTTAAGCGATGCAAAAAATCAAATTACAACAGGCGAAAATTGCCGTGATTGGTGCGGGTACCATGGGAACAGGTATTGCACAATTGGCCGCGATGAATGGCCATCAAGTGGTGCTTTTTGATGTTGATCAGCAGCAAGCTCAACATGCTTTAACACGTTTGTCGTTACAGTTAAATCAACGTGTGCAGGCCGGTAAAATGTCAGCACAATTGGTGGCCGATATTTTTGCTCATTTAACTGTTGTGGAGCAATTGAGTGCTTTAGCAGATGTTGATGTCATTATTGAAGCGATTGTAGAAAAAAAAGAAATCAAACAGGCATTATTTCAGCAGCTGGCAGATATCTGTAGTGAACAGACTATTTTTGCCTCGAATACGTCTTCAATTTCGATTACTGCGCTTGCAGCTACGATCCCTCATCCTGAACGTGTGATTGGACTGCATTTTTTTAATCCTGCACCAGTGATGAAGTTGGTTGAAATTATTTCTGGTTTGCAAAGCTCAGCCGTGATTGCAGAGCATTTATGCCAATTGATGCAGTCTTGGAACAAGGTTGCAGTAAAAGCCAAGTCAACACCAGGCTTTATTGTGAATCGTGTTGCCCGTCCTTATTATGCAGAAGCTTTTCGCGCTTTAGAAGAGCATGTGACAGCCCCTGAACAATTAGACTATCTGATGCGTGAGTGTGGTGGTTTTGCCATGGGTCCTTGTGAGTTGACGGATTTAATTGGACAGGATGTTAATTTCTCGGTGACACAAAGTGTTTATCATGCTTTTTTTGATGAACCACGTTATCGGCCTTCTTTACTACAGCAACAATTGGTTGATGCAGGATGCTATGGTCGTAAATCACAGCAAGGATTTTATCGTTATCATCAAGGCACAATGATCCCGCAATATCAACCACCAAGTTTAAAAATAGCTGTGTCAGAACAGATCAAAATTGTCGTTAAAGGTGCTTGGTTGACATGTTTAGGATTGATTGAGCGTTTACAACAGTGTCCTGATGTTGAACTTGAGTTTGAAGCTGCACGACAAGATGAAATTTTGATTGATGGATTATCATTACGTCTTACTCGGGGAGAATCCGTCGAACTTGACTATACTCAGCAGAAAGTTGTACTGATGGACTGGCACTGTGACTGGCAATCTGCCAAGAGTATCACGGTGACTGCTTCACCAGCATGTAGCACTTTCGATCTCAATCAAATCAATATGCTATTTACAGCACTGAATGTGATACCTATTTGGAGTCGTGATTATCCAGGGTTTTATGTTTTACGTACAATTGCGATGTTGGTCAATGAAGCCTGCGAAGCCGTATTACACCAAGTAGCATCTGAACAAGATATTGATTTAGCAATGAAATATGGCGTTAACTATCCTCAAGGGCCATTTGAATGGGCAACCAAGATCGGTTATCACGTTATTTTAGAAATTTTAAAAAATATCTATCGTATTTATGGTGAGGAGCGTTATAGGCCAAGTCTGTATTTACAAAAGAAAGTGGCATTAGGATGGCCACAAAATGCTGGACAAAACCAGCCATTAAAAGTCGCTGGCTAAAGGAAAATCAATGCAACAGGTTTATATTTTTGATGCAATTCGTACCCCGATTGGTCGTTACGCAGGAAGCTTGAGTCAAATTCGTAGTGATGATTTGGCGGCATTACCGATTAACTATTTATATCAGCGACATCCTCAATTGCCTTGGGCAGAGTTAGATGAAGTGATTTTAGGTTGTGCGAATCAGGCTGGTGAAGATAATCGCAACGTTGCTCGTATGGCAGCATTATTGGCTGGGTTACCCGATTCTGTTCCCGCATTAACGGTCAATCGTTTATGTGCCTCAGGACTGGATGCCATTGGTCTGGCAGCACGTTCAATTAAGGCTGGTGAAGCACAATTTATTTTGGCAGGTGGGGTGGAGTCGATGAGTCGAGCACCTTTTGTACAAGCCAAACCAGTGACGGCATTTAGTCGCAGCCCTGAAATTTATGATACGACTATCGGTTGGCGCTTTATTAATGCAAAGTTTAAAGCCCAGTTTGGTGTGGATAGTATGCCAGAAACGGCAGAACACGTGGCGCAAAAATTTGCGGTGAATCGTAAAGATCAGGATTTATTTGCTTATCGTAGTCAACAAAAAGCGGCACATGCACAGCGTAATGGTATTCTGGCTGAAGAAATTTTACCTGTGACAGTGGCAATCAATCGCCAACAAACTGTGACCATTACAGCTGATGAGCATCCACGTGCAGATACCACATTAGAAACTTTAGCAAGTTTAAAAACGCCATTTCGTGCAGTTGATGGTTCTGTCACTGCAGGCAATGCATCTGGTGTGAATGATGGTGCTGCATGTGTATTACTGGGTAATCAGGCCTTTGCGGATCGCTATGGTTTACCACCATTGGTCCGTGTGGTGGCAATGGCAAGTGCTGGTGTTGAAGCAAAATATATGGGTATTGGCCCTGTTCCTGCAGTGCATAAAGTATTGCAGCATAGTGGCTTAACTTTAGCGCAAATGGATGTGATTGAACTCAATGAAGCGTTTGCAGCGCAAGCACTTGCCGTCATTCGGGAATTGGGTTTAGCGGATGATGATCAACGAATTAATCCTAATGGCGGAGCCATTGCATTGGGACATCCTTTAGGTATGAGTGGTACCCGATTGGTGATCACTGCGATGAAGGAATTAAAACGCCGTCAAGGAAAATATGCATTGTGTACCATGTGTGTTGGTGTTGGACAAGGTGTAGCATTAATTCTGGAAAATGTAGATTAATTAGCGGATTGATAAAATGGAATATGCAGTCAGGACGACTGCAACAGGAGTGGAAAAATGAACAATAATGCGATGGAAAAAATTGAAACGGCTTCGATAGATGAGCTGCGTAGTGTACAGGTTGAACGGATTAAAAAAACCTTACACCACGCTTATGCAAATAGTTCGGTTTATCGTCAAAAATTTGATGCGCTAGGCGTACATCCGGATGATTTTAAATCATTACAGGATTTGGCCAAATTTCCATTTACCACCAAACAGGATTTAAGAGACCATTATCCGTTTGGGATGTTTGCTGTACCACAGGAGCAGATTGTACGTATTCATGCTTCATCTGGCACAACAGGTCAACCAACCGTGGTCGGGTATACGCAGCATGATTTAAATATCTGGGCTGATGTTGTTGCACGTTCATTACGTGCTGCAGGTTTAACACATAAAGATACTATTCAGGTTTCTTATGGCTATGGATTATTTACCGGAGGCTTAGGTGCACATTATGGTGTAGAACGTTTAGGTGCCACCGTAATTCCAATGTCTGGTGGACAAACCGAGCGTCAGGCACAATTAATTCATGATTTTAAACCCACTGCATTAATGGTGACACCTTCATACTGTCTAAATATCATTGAAGCATTAGAAAATAAGTTTGGTAGTGCAAAAGATTGCTCTATTCACACTGGAATATTTGGTGCCGAGCCTTGGACGCATGAAATGCGTAAGGAAATTGAAGAACGTTTGGGGATTAATGCACTGGATATTTATGGACTGTCTGAAGTGATGGGACCAGGTGTAGCGATGGAGTGTCTGGAATCGAAAGATGGACCGACCATTTGGGAAGACCATTTTTATCCAGAAATTATTCATCCTGAAACTGGCGAGGTTTTAGCAGATGGTGAATTTGGTGAGTTAGTGTTTACCACTATTACCAAAGAAGGGATGCCTGTGATTCGTTATCGTACACGCGATTTAACACGTTTATTACCAGGGACTGCACGGTCAATGCGTCGGATGGATAAAATTATGGGGCGTAGCGATGATATGATGATTATTCGTGGTGTCAATGTATTCCCTTCGCAAATTGAAGAGCAAATTTTACAAATTCCACAACTGATTGCCAATTATCAAATCCAGATTTGTAAACATAAGCATCTTGATACATTGCATATCCGGACTGAAATGCGTAAAAATAGTCATGCAACCATGGCCAATCAACTCGAACATCAGTTGAAAACACAAATTAAAACCATGGTGGGGATTAGTGTGAGTGTTGAAGTGTTACCGGAAGGTAGTTTACCTCGTTCAGAAGGCAAAGCTCAGCGTGTATTTGATATTCGTCAGTCGGCATAAACTTCAATTGGATGATATATGGTATATCATCCAATTTTTATCAGGTAAATTGAAGCGTAATGAATCTAAAACTAAAACAAGCGATTGATGATTTTATTCAACATGAGGCCTTGAGTGGGACCTCATTGGTGATGACCATTTTTGGTGACAGTATTTTTCATCGTGGCGGGATTATCAGTCTTGCCAGCCTGATTCAATTAATGGAAGTTTTTGGTTTTAATGAGCGTTCAGTACGTACAGCCGTATTCCGTTTGGTGCAAAATGGTTGGCTGATTTCAGAAAAAATTGGCCGGACCAGCTATTATCGTATCACTGAAAGTAGTCGTCAGCGATTTATGACTGCGGATCAAAAAATATATAGTTTCCAACATCATGAATGGGATAAAAAGTGGGACTTAGTATTATTAAGTTCAGTCGAGTTAGAAAATAAAATAATTTTAAAAAAAGAATTAGAGTGGCTTGGTTTTGCCAATATTGCCACCAATGTCATGGCTTATCCCGGCTGTGATCAGGCCAAATTGCAGACCTTATTACTCAATTTAAAAATGACCGATCAGGTGGTCATTTTTAGGGCAGAGACGTTACAGTTTTGGCAAGAATCATTCCCAACCATTAAGCGTATGGTTGAAATCAATTGGCCTGTGTCTGAATTACATCAACGCTATGAGAAATTTATTGGTGACTTCCGTGAATTTTTTAACCTGATTCAGCAAAGTGATGATTGTAGCCCAAGCCAAGCGTTCCAGATTCGTATTTTATTGATTCATCAATATCGTAGAATTTTACTCAAAGATCCAAATTTACCATTTGAGTTGTTGCCCTCAAATTGGCTGGCTTTAATTGCGCGAAACTTAAGTAATAATCTATACCAACAGGTCTTTAGCGCTGCTGATGAATTTTTTATTGAATTTGCACGTACAGCAGAAGGATCTATGCCACCAGTACATCCACAGTTTTATAAACGTTTTGGTGGTTTAAAACTAGAATCATTACATGATTGAATAACTTGTAATATTAAGATTAACCTAGAAAATTTCAAGGAAATGAAATGCCATGTTATGCCATTGATGGGGTAATCCCTGTTGTCAGTCCGCTTGCGTATGTACATCCAACAGCTGTATTAATAGGTGATGTGATCATTGAAGCGGGTGTTTATATTGGTCCTTTTGCATCATTAAGAGCAGATTTTGGTCGAATTCATATTAAAGAAAATGCCAATGTACAAGATTCGTGTGTAATTCATGGCTTTGGCCAAAGTATTACCTTGGTTGAACGTTATGGTCATATTGGCCATAGCGCCATTTTACATGGCTGTATCATTGGTGAACATGTACTTGTCGGCATGAATAGCGTAATTTTGGATGAGGCTGAAATTGGTGCTTATAGTATTGTTGGCGCCAATAGTACAGTGAAAGCCAAAGCCAAAATTCCAGAAAATGTATTACTCTTGGGTAGTCCTGCGCGTATTATTCGTCCATTAGAGCAAAAAGAGCGAGATTGGAAACGTCATGGTACTGAACAATATATTCAATTAACCCAGCGTTGTTTACATCATTTTGAAGAAGTGCAACCCTTGCAAGAAGATTCAAGTGAAAGATTGACTTATCAAGATTTTAATTTAGATGACTATTCAATTAAGAAAAATAGTTAGTACTGATATGGTGATGAGGAGATCGGCATTGATAGGATTTCAATTCCGATCCTAACTAAACGTATTGATGGGGGAGTTTAACGATTATAAGTATGGTTCATCATGGTTGAGCACAATAGGTTTGCTACCTGAGTCAGGTGATGTTATAGAATCATCAATCATTTATATCGGTTTGTTTGCTTATTATTTTTGAAATTTTTTATAGCGTGATATTGAGATGGGAGCCCAAAATTGATTTGACGGCAATCATCAGTATACGCGTTCGTTATTCAGTTGTTATTCTGATTATATGCGATATCAAATCATAGGATTACGATATGTTGCAAAAAATGCTGTTAGGTCTGTGTCTATGTTTATCAGATGTTGCACTGGCAAAAAGCTTAGCATTAAGTTTTGATGATGGTTTAGATCCATTGACTTATCCAGCAGCGCAGCATGTTAACCACACCATTTTACAAACCTTAAAACAAAATAAAATTCATGCAATTATTTATCCGAGTATAAGTAAAATTGGTAGCACGGAAGGATTAAATTTAATTTCAGAATGGGGTAAACAAGGGCATCGTATTGGTAATCATGGCAATCTACATCTCAATCTAAATAAAAATGAAGTAAATTTATCTGATTATTTAAACGATATGCAACACGCTCATCAGGTGTTTTCTGCATTAGAAGGATTTGTACCACGCTATCGTTTTCCATTTCTTAAAGAGGGAAATACGTTAGAAAAAAGACAAGGAGTAAGAACGTGGCTGAGTACGCATCATTATCAATCCGGTGCAGTAAGTATTGATGCAAGTGATTGGTATTACAACCAGTTATTTTTAAAATATCAGCAAGAAAATGATCAAGCTCGCTTGGAAAAGTTAAAACGGGCCTATATTTTTCATCTACTTGACCGGGCAAAATATTATGATCATTTAGCCTTACAAACATTAGGGCGATCGCCAAAACATGTATTGTTACTGCATGTCAGAGCAATTAATGCGGCTTGGTTAGAGGATATAATTTATTCTTTTCAGAAAGATGGTTGGCAATTCATTGATAGTGATACAGCTTATCAAGATACGATTTATCATATTCAACCGAATCTATTACCTGCTGGTGAAAGTATTATATGGAGTATTGCACAGATTTATGGTGTCAAAAATTTACGTTATCCCGCAGAAGATGCACCATATGAGTATAGTAACTTGATTCAGCATGGTTTAAATATTGAAAAATAAGTATCTAGTTTCAGTGACGCTCAAGTTGAGCTCATGGATATCACATTATTGATCATGCCATGAGATTAAAACATAATGTCACAGCATGATATTTACGATTAAATTTTAAGTTGTACGTTCTTGTGCTTAATATTTAACCAAATCAAAGACAGTGCAGCAATGGCTAACCATGGCAGCAATGCTAAATTCATCGCTTTCCATCCAAATATATCCAGTAAGGCGCCAGCACTAAAAGAACAGATCAGTCCAATAATAAACACGGTCATATCATTGATGGCTTGAGCTTTAGATTTTTCTTCCACAGTATAACTAACGGTTAATAAAGATGTACTGCCAATAAATAAGAAATTCCATCCTATTCCCAATAGGATTAATGAAATTGCAAAAGAGGAAAAGTAAAAACCCG harbors:
- the paaD gene encoding 1,2-phenylacetyl-CoA epoxidase subunit PaaD, with translation MQIIRHVTERCWQVLADIADPEIPVLSILDLGMIRGVDLNADHEIIVRLTPTYSGCPATDLLKAEIIQTFSQHGLVPVQVVIDLSEAWTTDWMSQSGKNKLQQYGIAPPQGDAAHCGTHVALQDGISCPQCASSATKLLSEFGSTACKALYQCQNCLEPFDYFKCI
- the paaE gene encoding 1,2-phenylacetyl-CoA epoxidase subunit PaaE, coding for MNQFIPLTIKSIQPQTDQAICIAFELTAEQQNIFRYQPGQHLTIRHLTTTGELRRCYSICSDLQEDISIAIKQVDQGQFSTWANQHLKVGDCLEIMPPQGVFFQKARKQGGQHYLGFAAGSGITPILSIIKSVLNQHSETTFTLVYGNRSWKQTMFAEQIMDLKDQYKSRLQLINIFSRELNDQDIFNGRIDAEKLQQLFQANLIVPQIDHVFACGPEEMMQAIEQVLPSLGVAKEKIHTERFNRGSAAKTSAVPSQNRNEESVSIILDGRELQIDVSAQDDSILDAALRAGADLPYACKGGVCATCKCKVLQGQVDMAVNYSLEEDEIAKGYVLSCQARPLSSDVRLSFDQ
- a CDS encoding enoyl-CoA hydratase-related protein; this translates as MQYIKMNIIQPGVALIELNRPEKRNALNNATLQEIAACLQQCDQDGQIRAVVITGNEQCFAAGADLNELAQLDVVRLQQDQRPQLWQKIDTFSKPLIMAVNGYAFGAGFELALHGDILITGDNAQFALPEIGLAMLPGAGGTQRLARVVGTQLAMRWAMTGEFISAATALQHGISSQICPVDLTRQYALELAVKIAQQAPLAIRMIKQSLKTVYELPLSQGLKLERQYFVWLASTQDRQEGIDAFLNKRKPVFRGM
- the paaG gene encoding 2-(1,2-epoxy-1,2-dihydrophenyl)acetyl-CoA isomerase PaaG; this encodes MDYQTIIVKEQNAVGYLTFNRPKQLNSFNEKMHQEVAEVLKAWAKNREIRAVVISASGRGFCAGQDLNDRVVDPNAAAPDLGISIEKYYNPLIKLITAMPKPVICAVNGVAAGAGANIALACDIVVAAQSASFIQAFCRLGLVPDSGGTWFLPRLVGRAQAMGLALLGDKLTAEKALQLGMIWQVVADEALQQQVISMAEHLAQQPTYGLSLIKKALHASADNHLEDQLNLERDLQRLAGRSHDYKEGVQAFMQKRPPQYKGC
- a CDS encoding 3-hydroxyacyl-CoA dehydrogenase, producing the protein MQKIKLQQAKIAVIGAGTMGTGIAQLAAMNGHQVVLFDVDQQQAQHALTRLSLQLNQRVQAGKMSAQLVADIFAHLTVVEQLSALADVDVIIEAIVEKKEIKQALFQQLADICSEQTIFASNTSSISITALAATIPHPERVIGLHFFNPAPVMKLVEIISGLQSSAVIAEHLCQLMQSWNKVAVKAKSTPGFIVNRVARPYYAEAFRALEEHVTAPEQLDYLMRECGGFAMGPCELTDLIGQDVNFSVTQSVYHAFFDEPRYRPSLLQQQLVDAGCYGRKSQQGFYRYHQGTMIPQYQPPSLKIAVSEQIKIVVKGAWLTCLGLIERLQQCPDVELEFEAARQDEILIDGLSLRLTRGESVELDYTQQKVVLMDWHCDWQSAKSITVTASPACSTFDLNQINMLFTALNVIPIWSRDYPGFYVLRTIAMLVNEACEAVLHQVASEQDIDLAMKYGVNYPQGPFEWATKIGYHVILEILKNIYRIYGEERYRPSLYLQKKVALGWPQNAGQNQPLKVAG
- the pcaF gene encoding 3-oxoadipyl-CoA thiolase is translated as MQQVYIFDAIRTPIGRYAGSLSQIRSDDLAALPINYLYQRHPQLPWAELDEVILGCANQAGEDNRNVARMAALLAGLPDSVPALTVNRLCASGLDAIGLAARSIKAGEAQFILAGGVESMSRAPFVQAKPVTAFSRSPEIYDTTIGWRFINAKFKAQFGVDSMPETAEHVAQKFAVNRKDQDLFAYRSQQKAAHAQRNGILAEEILPVTVAINRQQTVTITADEHPRADTTLETLASLKTPFRAVDGSVTAGNASGVNDGAACVLLGNQAFADRYGLPPLVRVVAMASAGVEAKYMGIGPVPAVHKVLQHSGLTLAQMDVIELNEAFAAQALAVIRELGLADDDQRINPNGGAIALGHPLGMSGTRLVITAMKELKRRQGKYALCTMCVGVGQGVALILENVD
- the paaK gene encoding phenylacetate--CoA ligase PaaK; protein product: MNNNAMEKIETASIDELRSVQVERIKKTLHHAYANSSVYRQKFDALGVHPDDFKSLQDLAKFPFTTKQDLRDHYPFGMFAVPQEQIVRIHASSGTTGQPTVVGYTQHDLNIWADVVARSLRAAGLTHKDTIQVSYGYGLFTGGLGAHYGVERLGATVIPMSGGQTERQAQLIHDFKPTALMVTPSYCLNIIEALENKFGSAKDCSIHTGIFGAEPWTHEMRKEIEERLGINALDIYGLSEVMGPGVAMECLESKDGPTIWEDHFYPEIIHPETGEVLADGEFGELVFTTITKEGMPVIRYRTRDLTRLLPGTARSMRRMDKIMGRSDDMMIIRGVNVFPSQIEEQILQIPQLIANYQIQICKHKHLDTLHIRTEMRKNSHATMANQLEHQLKTQIKTMVGISVSVEVLPEGSLPRSEGKAQRVFDIRQSA
- the paaX gene encoding phenylacetic acid degradation operon negative regulatory protein PaaX, coding for MNLKLKQAIDDFIQHEALSGTSLVMTIFGDSIFHRGGIISLASLIQLMEVFGFNERSVRTAVFRLVQNGWLISEKIGRTSYYRITESSRQRFMTADQKIYSFQHHEWDKKWDLVLLSSVELENKIILKKELEWLGFANIATNVMAYPGCDQAKLQTLLLNLKMTDQVVIFRAETLQFWQESFPTIKRMVEINWPVSELHQRYEKFIGDFREFFNLIQQSDDCSPSQAFQIRILLIHQYRRILLKDPNLPFELLPSNWLALIARNLSNNLYQQVFSAADEFFIEFARTAEGSMPPVHPQFYKRFGGLKLESLHD
- a CDS encoding gamma carbonic anhydrase family protein codes for the protein MPCYAIDGVIPVVSPLAYVHPTAVLIGDVIIEAGVYIGPFASLRADFGRIHIKENANVQDSCVIHGFGQSITLVERYGHIGHSAILHGCIIGEHVLVGMNSVILDEAEIGAYSIVGANSTVKAKAKIPENVLLLGSPARIIRPLEQKERDWKRHGTEQYIQLTQRCLHHFEEVQPLQEDSSERLTYQDFNLDDYSIKKNS
- a CDS encoding polysaccharide deacetylase family protein, with the translated sequence MLQKMLLGLCLCLSDVALAKSLALSFDDGLDPLTYPAAQHVNHTILQTLKQNKIHAIIYPSISKIGSTEGLNLISEWGKQGHRIGNHGNLHLNLNKNEVNLSDYLNDMQHAHQVFSALEGFVPRYRFPFLKEGNTLEKRQGVRTWLSTHHYQSGAVSIDASDWYYNQLFLKYQQENDQARLEKLKRAYIFHLLDRAKYYDHLALQTLGRSPKHVLLLHVRAINAAWLEDIIYSFQKDGWQFIDSDTAYQDTIYHIQPNLLPAGESIIWSIAQIYGVKNLRYPAEDAPYEYSNLIQHGLNIEK